A genomic window from Canis lupus familiaris isolate Mischka breed German Shepherd chromosome 32, alternate assembly UU_Cfam_GSD_1.0, whole genome shotgun sequence includes:
- the LOC610176 gene encoding LOW QUALITY PROTEIN: septin-2-like (The sequence of the model RefSeq protein was modified relative to this genomic sequence to represent the inferred CDS: inserted 1 base in 1 codon), producing MSKQQPIQFINPEVPGYVGFANLPNQVHQKSVKKGFEFTLMLVGEWGLGKSTLINSLFLTDLHPERIIPGAAEKIERTVQIEASTVDMEERGVKLRLTVVDTPGDGDAINCRDCFKTIISYTDEQFERYLQDESGLNRRHIIDNRVHCCFYFISPFGHGLKPSDVAFMKAIHNKENIVPVIAKADTLTLKEQERLKKRIXDETEERNIKIYHLPDAESDEGEDFKEQTRLLKASIPFSVVGSNQLIEAKGKKVRGRLYPWGVVEVESPEHNDFLKLRTTLITHMQDLQEVTQDLHYENFPSERLKRGGRKVENEAMNKDQILLEKEAELRRMQEMIARMQAQLQLQMQGGDADGGVHGHHV from the exons ATGTCTAAGCAACAACCAATTCAGTTTATAAATCCAGAAGTTCCTGGCTATGTCGGATTTGCGAATCTTCCCAATCAAGTTCaccaaaaatcagtgaaaaaaggTTTTGAGTTCACACTAATGTTGGTCGGTGAATGGGGTCTAGGAAAATCAACTCTCATAAACAGCCTATTCCTGACTGATCTCCACCCAGAAAGAATCATACCTGGAGCCGCAGAGAAAATTGAAAGAACTGTCCAGATTGAGGCTTCGACTGTGGACATGGAGGAGCGAGGGGTCAAGCTGCGCTTGACAGTGGTGGACACGCCTGGCGACGGGGATGCCATCAACTGCAGGGACTGTTTCAAGACCATCATCTCCTACACTGACGAGCAGTTTGAACGGTACCTGCAGGACGAGAGTGGTTTGAACCGGCGGCACATCATCGATAACAGGGTGCACTGCTGCTTTTACTTCATCTCCCCCTTTGGACATGGACTTAAGCCCTCAGACGTCGCATTCATGAAAGCAATACACAATAAGGAGAACATCGTGCCCGTCATTGCCAAAGCTGACACCCTCACCCTGAAGGAGCAGGAGCGCTTGAAGAAAAGAA CTGATGAAACTGAAGAACGTAACATCAAAATCTACCACTTACCTGATGCAGAATCAGATGAAGGTGAGGACTTTAAAGAGCAGACCAGACTTCTCAAGGCCAGTATCCCGTTCTCTGTGGTTGGATCCAATCAGCTGATTGAAGCCAAGGGCAAGAAGGTCAGAGGCCGCCTGTACCCGTGGGGTGTTGTGGAGGTGGAGAGCCCGGAGCACAACGACTTCCTGAAGCTGCGGACAACGCTCATCACCCACATGCAGGATCTCCAGGAGGTGACCCAGGACCTTCACTACGAAAACTTCCCTTCTGAGAGGCTCAAAAGAGGCGgcagaaaagtagaaaatgaggCCATGAATAAAGACCAGATCCTgctggagaaggaagcagagctcCGCCGCATGCAGGAGATGATCGCAAGGATGCAGGCTCAGCTGCAGCTGCAGATGCAGGGTGGGGATGCTGACGGTGGGGTCCACGGGCACCACGTGTAA